In Bacillus sp. Marseille-Q1617, a genomic segment contains:
- a CDS encoding UDP-glucose/GDP-mannose dehydrogenase family protein has product MYKIAVAGTGYVGLVAGVCFAEMGHLVTCVDINEDKVELMKSGVSPIYETGVEELMKKNYVAGRIEYTTDIRAAYKDADAIFIGVGTPEQPDGSANLSYIAKVARQIAESVEKDCLVVVKSTVPVGTNDKVEQFIQDFLVRDVKVEVASNPEFLAQGSAVRDTLHAERIIIGTESKWAEDLLMNIYEPFNLPIVSVNRRSAEMIKYASNDFLALKISYMNDIANLCELVGADINDVARGMSFDERIGSKFLNAGIGFGGSCFPKDTKALEYIARQNGYELKTVKAAIDVNKEQKTMLYKKASKRLITFNGLKVAVLGLTFKPGTDDLREAASLENVPLLLDQGADIYAYDPVGKENFSKVHPEGQNGKGRITYVTNVEEALKDANVCFIFTEWGEIKEITPEAYHMLMRTPLVFDGRNLYKVEDMEATKVEYHSIGRRTAERKKVKEKWANELQETTI; this is encoded by the coding sequence ATGTACAAAATAGCAGTAGCAGGAACAGGATACGTCGGCTTAGTGGCCGGAGTTTGTTTTGCTGAAATGGGTCATCTAGTAACTTGTGTGGATATTAATGAAGATAAAGTTGAGTTGATGAAATCTGGAGTATCTCCAATTTATGAAACTGGTGTAGAAGAGTTAATGAAAAAAAACTATGTTGCCGGAAGAATCGAATATACCACTGATATTAGAGCAGCTTACAAAGATGCGGACGCCATCTTCATCGGTGTTGGAACACCTGAGCAACCGGATGGCTCTGCTAATCTATCATATATTGCAAAAGTTGCCAGACAAATTGCTGAATCGGTTGAAAAAGATTGCTTAGTTGTTGTCAAATCAACGGTTCCGGTTGGTACGAATGATAAAGTAGAGCAGTTTATTCAAGATTTTTTAGTTAGAGATGTAAAAGTTGAAGTCGCATCCAATCCAGAATTCTTAGCCCAGGGCTCAGCCGTTCGTGATACTTTACACGCTGAGAGAATTATCATTGGAACAGAAAGCAAATGGGCAGAGGATTTATTAATGAATATATATGAACCATTCAATCTCCCTATTGTTTCTGTTAATAGAAGATCAGCAGAAATGATTAAGTACGCCTCAAATGACTTCCTTGCTTTAAAGATTTCATACATGAATGACATCGCTAACCTTTGTGAATTGGTTGGAGCTGATATTAATGACGTTGCTCGCGGAATGAGTTTTGATGAAAGAATAGGCAGCAAGTTCTTGAATGCAGGTATTGGTTTCGGTGGATCTTGTTTCCCTAAGGATACTAAAGCATTGGAATATATAGCTAGACAAAACGGTTACGAATTGAAAACTGTAAAAGCGGCTATTGATGTTAATAAAGAACAAAAGACGATGTTATATAAAAAGGCGAGTAAAAGGTTGATAACGTTTAACGGATTAAAAGTAGCAGTCCTTGGGTTAACGTTTAAACCAGGTACGGATGATCTCAGAGAAGCAGCGTCCCTTGAAAATGTTCCATTACTGCTTGACCAAGGAGCCGACATTTATGCTTATGACCCTGTTGGGAAAGAAAACTTCTCTAAAGTCCATCCTGAAGGTCAGAATGGCAAAGGTAGAATTACCTATGTAACAAATGTGGAAGAAGCATTAAAAGATGCAAATGTTTGTTTCATCTTCACTGAGTGGGGAGAAATCAAAGAAATCACTCCTGAAGCTTATCATATGTTGATGCGAACTCCTTTAGTTTTTGATGGACGGAATCTTTATAAGGTAGAAGACATGGAAGCAACTAAAGTAGAATACCATTCAATTGGAAGAAGAACAGCCGAAAGAAAAAAGGTGAAGGAGAAATGGGCCAATGAGTTACAAGAAACCACAATCTGA
- a CDS encoding SDR family NAD(P)-dependent oxidoreductase, with translation MSYKKPQSDKVYLVTGAAGFIGFYLSKQLLEQGCKVVGVDNLNEYYDVNLKYARLDQLKPYENFTFLKNDISDKSGVDDIFKKYKPKIVVNLAAQAGVRYSIENPDVYMQSNVIGFYNILEACRHNPVDHLIYASSSSVYGANKKVPFEETDFVDNPVSLYASTKKSNELMAHTYSHLYKIPATGLRFFTVYGPMGRPDMAYFGFTDKYFAGEPIKIFNNGDFENDLYRDFTYIDDIVTGIERLITTPPVEEGVPHKVYNIGKNSPEKLMTFIQTLEKALGNALGREVKFEKVFEPIKPGDVPATYASTDRLQKAVGFKPETSIEEGLGKFAEWYVGYFRKK, from the coding sequence ATGAGTTACAAGAAACCACAATCTGATAAAGTATATTTAGTCACCGGCGCAGCTGGTTTCATTGGATTCTACTTATCTAAGCAACTATTAGAGCAAGGCTGTAAGGTCGTGGGAGTGGATAATCTAAATGAGTATTATGATGTAAATTTAAAATATGCTCGTTTAGATCAGTTGAAACCATATGAGAACTTTACATTCCTTAAAAATGATATCTCTGATAAATCAGGGGTTGACGACATTTTTAAAAAGTACAAACCTAAAATAGTAGTGAATCTGGCGGCACAAGCAGGAGTTCGTTATTCAATAGAGAATCCCGATGTATATATGCAGAGTAATGTGATAGGGTTCTATAACATTCTTGAAGCATGCAGACACAATCCTGTAGATCATTTAATCTATGCCTCATCAAGCTCAGTATACGGTGCCAACAAGAAAGTACCTTTCGAGGAAACGGACTTCGTGGATAACCCTGTTTCTCTTTATGCTTCAACTAAGAAGTCAAACGAACTAATGGCACATACCTATAGCCATCTTTATAAAATCCCTGCTACTGGCCTGCGTTTCTTTACGGTTTACGGTCCTATGGGAAGACCTGATATGGCTTACTTCGGATTTACAGATAAGTACTTTGCCGGCGAGCCTATCAAGATCTTTAATAATGGTGATTTTGAAAATGACTTGTATCGTGACTTTACCTATATTGATGACATTGTAACGGGAATAGAGAGACTAATCACAACACCTCCAGTGGAGGAAGGAGTTCCTCATAAGGTTTATAACATCGGAAAAAACAGCCCTGAGAAATTGATGACATTTATTCAAACTTTAGAAAAGGCATTGGGTAATGCATTAGGTAGGGAAGTAAAGTTTGAAAAAGTATTTGAACCTATTAAACCCGGGGATGTACCAGCGACTTATGCTTCTACTGACAGATTGCAAAAAGCTGTTGGGTTTAAGCCTGAGACTTCAATTGAGGAAGGGTTAGGGAAGTTTGCTGAGTGGTATGTGGGTTATTTTAGGAAGAAATAA
- a CDS encoding glycosyltransferase family 39 protein — MGGQFFHFLHRFIYILFFALILFLVGLNIFMSRGYSTISLETPQYFNVITLILAVSLSAMMFLLRKNLIRLLEKTPKFYTVFILLGLSLLLQTITIRELSVTPSWDFGAVIYSAKLFVESGEIGEYFTIYPNNILLVCILALIGKISSPDLINFQVFNVIVITISQYLIYRIAAKVAGAAVGIASLLVSILFFPYIFFAPIVYTDTISLIFLLLPLHILVNKNGEFRSHVLIVIAASILFSFGMLLKGSVVIFLIAFSIVLFLNQKKWKKLYFIIPFIILLIVKSLFNSSIYQFEILDKAAVEQKSMPVTHWIVMGQNKNKFGKYSQDDVVWTKDLLTKYPREVVTQIHYQELKNRISEKGILGNISFNIEKIGHTWTDGTYYSLNKLRRIPEHPENFTQLTTQTPGHLVQGYARVQHLMLLIGLLFSLRLKNKNSFTTFSMLSLIGFFLFFIIWETRSRYLVSLTPLIIMMSCMGYLKIFYVNHKGKSNLSG; from the coding sequence ATGGGAGGGCAATTCTTTCATTTTTTACATAGATTTATTTACATCTTATTCTTTGCACTGATTTTATTTCTAGTCGGTCTTAACATCTTTATGAGCAGAGGATATAGTACAATCAGTCTGGAAACACCCCAATACTTTAATGTAATAACATTAATTCTTGCAGTATCACTTTCAGCCATGATGTTTTTACTCAGAAAGAACTTAATTAGGCTTCTGGAAAAAACCCCTAAATTCTATACCGTTTTCATCTTGTTGGGATTGAGTTTGCTTTTACAAACAATTACTATACGGGAGTTGTCCGTCACCCCTTCCTGGGACTTCGGAGCCGTAATATATAGCGCAAAGCTTTTTGTGGAGAGCGGAGAAATAGGTGAGTATTTCACCATTTATCCAAATAATATCTTACTGGTTTGTATACTTGCATTGATTGGAAAAATTTCTTCACCTGATCTTATCAATTTTCAAGTCTTTAATGTCATTGTCATTACCATAAGCCAGTACTTAATTTATCGAATTGCTGCAAAGGTGGCAGGAGCAGCTGTTGGAATAGCAAGTTTACTAGTCAGCATACTTTTCTTTCCCTATATCTTTTTTGCACCTATCGTATATACTGATACTATTTCACTCATCTTCCTGCTCCTGCCCTTGCATATTTTAGTGAATAAGAACGGGGAATTCAGGAGTCATGTTTTAATAGTCATTGCAGCATCCATCCTATTTTCATTTGGGATGCTATTAAAAGGATCAGTTGTGATCTTTTTGATTGCCTTCAGCATCGTACTTTTTTTAAACCAAAAAAAATGGAAAAAATTATATTTCATCATACCATTCATCATTCTATTAATTGTTAAGTCGTTATTTAACAGCTCCATTTATCAATTCGAGATTTTGGATAAGGCAGCTGTCGAACAAAAAAGTATGCCGGTTACCCATTGGATTGTGATGGGGCAAAACAAAAATAAGTTCGGGAAGTATTCTCAGGATGATGTCGTGTGGACGAAAGATCTATTAACGAAGTATCCAAGAGAAGTGGTCACTCAAATCCACTATCAAGAACTGAAAAACCGAATTTCCGAAAAGGGAATATTGGGGAATATTTCATTTAACATAGAGAAGATTGGCCATACATGGACAGATGGAACCTATTACTCCTTAAATAAATTGAGGAGGATACCTGAACATCCAGAAAACTTTACCCAATTGACTACTCAAACGCCTGGTCACTTGGTCCAAGGGTATGCACGGGTCCAGCATCTCATGTTGCTGATCGGATTGCTGTTTTCTTTAAGATTAAAGAACAAGAATTCCTTTACTACCTTTTCCATGTTATCGCTCATTGGGTTTTTTCTTTTCTTCATCATTTGGGAAACGCGTTCAAGGTATTTGGTTAGTTTGACTCCTTTAATCATCATGATGAGTTGTATGGGATATTTAAAAATATTTTATGTTAATCATAAGGGTAAATCAAATCTTTCAGGGTAA
- a CDS encoding GtrA family protein, with protein MKMFLKFGTVGFFNTLITLGSYTLFIYIGINYLAANVLGYFLGVLNSYYWNKKWVFRDRTKKASVFFKFITVNILTLTFNTFTLYILVDQLGFHPVIANVFAVGAGLALNYIMNVKWTFNQPS; from the coding sequence ATGAAAATGTTCCTCAAGTTCGGAACAGTAGGGTTCTTCAATACGCTTATTACCTTAGGGAGTTACACTCTCTTTATTTATATAGGAATAAATTATTTGGCAGCTAATGTTTTGGGATACTTCTTAGGGGTTTTAAACAGCTATTACTGGAATAAGAAATGGGTTTTTCGGGATCGAACGAAGAAGGCAAGTGTATTCTTTAAATTTATCACAGTTAATATACTAACTCTCACTTTCAACACGTTCACCCTATACATTCTGGTAGATCAGCTTGGTTTTCATCCTGTGATTGCCAATGTTTTTGCGGTTGGTGCTGGTTTAGCCCTGAACTATATCATGAATGTTAAATGGACATTCAACCAACCATCATAA